The stretch of DNA CGAGCCGGTTGGTCCTGGGATAAACGTGCCCCCGCCAACCTTGACCGGCAACAGCATCAACGGCAACGCGAACGAACCCGAAGACGATGGGCAATATCGCGAAGATCCGTCGATCTACCATACCGATCCGCGCTTCACCAATGGAGAACGTTACGATGTGCCACCGCAATATAAACAGCAACTGATATCGTACAACGTGCCGCAATCAGTTGCACCGGCTGCTTACAATCAACTGAAGTGAgtcgcaattttttaaatcatctGAGATACTTCAAAAATCTGATACACAAGAAACTTAAGAGTTAAGTGACAATGAGTCGCAGCAaggattaattatttctactaAAAGTATGACAATTGAGAATCAATATTTCTATGCGCTCTCTGTATTAGAGCTTACGATTTTACTCGATCGAATCATTTGAATTAAAACACACGCGAAGATCGGCCCATCGCGGAGAAACGCGGAGCGATAACGAGCGGGCTAAATGTCAAGTGAATCACTGAAAGTACAGAGATCGTGACTTGCTCAACTTGCCGGGAAATCGGTCGTACCTCCGAGCTTCGGCGGGAATGGGAAAGGAAATATCGGCTGacccaatttcttttttggcTTTTTAGATACAACGCGCCCGCCGATTACGAGCCGACGACGGTAAGTCCGCGGTTCCAGCCGGAATATCGACCAAAATATCGATCGCAGTACAAACCGCAGTATCGAGGTCAACAGCTGCAGTCCGCATATCCTTCGCCCGCAATTGCAGCCGTCCCTCAAGGACATTCCGCGACCAGCATCGACGTCAATGCCGGATTGGCATCTTACACGGTTAATTACTAACGataaagaaagagggagaaagtCGTGCAATCGTACATGTTGCACGTGTACATATGTTATTTATAGATATTCTGCGATCGCTGCGTTCCGAGTACTCATTAAATTATCGCacgtaaaaagttaaattagtGTCGCCGTCGGAATATTTTCGACAACGCACTGAGTTAGTGGTCATTTAAGGATAAACTGCATATGTAGACACTATGATTAGTTTAGATATAATCCTGATACATATTTTAGACCGTTGCTAACGCGAGTTCCGAATGAGACACAGTGTCTTCTACCTCTGGTTCTCCAATGTTTTCCTCTTCCGGTCTCTACCTCTTTAACTAAAAACTTAGCAGTGGCTCTTCTACGATTTACTTGTTCTCAATTTCTACTTGCACATCTTTCCCTATCTctactaattttatttcgcaattacGCGAAGTAATATGCGTAGAATGCATCGATATACAACTGAATGATTTAATCCTgatcgatttattaataaattcaagttATGTGTATCAATACGTGCACCGATAAAATAAGGATTTCTAAATTCCCGCGACTGCAGacgttaaaatgtaaaaaaacgTTGCGTTAAAAAcgcaattaacatttttttccccccccggCGCACGAAGAACGCCATCGGGCTACATCGGGGCACGCCCAAGAATTTTATCGTTGTGTAACATCTAAAGACATGACATGCTACCTTCGCACTCGGCCTTTCCGAATGCgcgtacaataaaaattcacgTGCATTGCGGTGGATCAGATCCGGATCTTACCTCCACGTTCTTTTGAATTCTCTATCTTCGACAGGCCTCGCTCTCTGCATAATCACTAATCATATTCATTCGAATAATAATCTGGTATCacatttaaattcataaaaaaaaaaaaaaataatttttttagaaccGACATATTATAAGTTAAGACACGAAAATAAATCCTAACTTTGTATTACGAAAgatgtaatattttcaataaagcACGACGTCGCTTCAGCTTTTATCtcgattttttataattataactatGAATAAACGGACATAACAGGAACAGTTGACTTGTACTGGCATCACGTTTCAGCTTCTGGTTTAGGATCCTAATCTCCACGCATGGGGCTTACATGTCGCGCATACCTGATACGTGGAGAGTGCCACGGACCACCGCCCAAGTCCACCTTTCACAATATAATCCGCGATCAAGTCGATTCTCGTCTAGATCAGCGTGTACCGCTCAATCAAACACATGTGTATCGAAAGCATCAATTCCACGGGAGAAAACATTGACACAGCTACTTCTAAATCTCCGCAAATACAATAGAATCattaaaagattatattaaGTCGGGATTAGGTTGTACatgtacaataaaattaaagaaataaaaataaaaatgtattctaCACATaacccataaaaaaaaaattaaatttgtaaattattatattaaatttaatattccgcgACCACAATTAATTACCGCAAATGCACGTATAGAACGTGCATACCTCTTGCAACGTAACgatatttacagaaaaaaaaagttatattgtTAAGAAAGAAAGTAACACGCAATTGTCACGCGTGATGACTCGTCGATACCTGACGATCGAGTTTTCATTCCCCTTGTTTTCGATACGCATTTTATCGAGGCGCGACACGCGTGCACGCAGTGTATCGCGATTCCGCGTTCACTCTCCAGACATTCTGATGCAAGGCGTGGTGCGACGGTCCGGTGCACCAGATGTCGGCAGAACTTGCTTTCCTTTATCGGCGTAATGAACACGTATAACTTTCCTCTTTTTGTCGCGCCGctacataattataaaacaagtcGAATCGCGCTAAGTCAACCGAAAGTCATTTGTATCTCTTATTAAAACGCGATACTGCATTAAGATATGAATActctaatatttttcaatatttttcattatttttaaatagtacCTTTTTCATTTCTACAGGGCGTCTACGTTGCGTTGCAATTTGTCGAGtcataatataaatatcagtaatcgtcgagtaaaaaaaagaactctttctttttttttaacggacaTTTAGTATTTATTTCGTG from Cardiocondyla obscurior isolate alpha-2009 linkage group LG04, Cobs3.1, whole genome shotgun sequence encodes:
- the Cpr27 gene encoding cuticular protein 27 isoform X2 — protein: MRLLVLFLLFCLGLAVAQYDQPYPVTTPVPILKQINKHNEDGSYSYGFEAADGSYKIESKYPTGEVYGKYGFVDDSGNVREIEYGASKRGFEPVGPGINVPPPTLTGNSINGNANEPEDDGQYREDPSIYHTDPRFTNGERYDVPPQYKQQLISYNVPQSVAPAAYNQLKYNAPADYEPTTVSPRFQPEYRPKYRSQYKPQYRGQQLQSAYPSPAIAAVPQGHSATSIDVNAGLASYTVNY
- the Cpr27 gene encoding cuticular protein 27 isoform X1, with protein sequence MRVGHWKVFRIPIRFYANACHQVLFLLFCLGLAVAQYDQPYPVTTPVPILKQINKHNEDGSYSYGFEAADGSYKIESKYPTGEVYGKYGFVDDSGNVREIEYGASKRGFEPVGPGINVPPPTLTGNSINGNANEPEDDGQYREDPSIYHTDPRFTNGERYDVPPQYKQQLISYNVPQSVAPAAYNQLKYNAPADYEPTTVSPRFQPEYRPKYRSQYKPQYRGQQLQSAYPSPAIAAVPQGHSATSIDVNAGLASYTVNY